In the genome of Candidatus Latescibacter sp., the window GAAACCCGGGATCAACTTCAAAAAGATGAGTCTGCTCGATCCAGAGCGCTTCACCATGAAACAGCAGTACATCATGAATTTTTCCTCCACGGGCGGGAACGGAGGAGTCATGGGGATGTACCTGAACACCATGGAATACAGGTTCAACGCCCCCCTTACGATGCGTCTCCAGGTAGCTTATCAGACTCAGACCGGCATAGTGTTCGGCAACAGGGACGGTTACAACGGCCTCAACAATATGAATCAGGGGAGAATGTTCGTACCGGCTTTCGACATTATTTATAAGCCTTTCAAGAATACAACATTCGGATTTTCGTACCGTGATATGAGCGGCATGGGCAATCCGAACAATCCCTATAGTCCATATTCCAGCTACGGCTACGGCTACGGTCGCTCCGGGTTTGGGTATGATATGTTTGGGTATTCACCTTATATGAGGTAACGGGCTATACGTGCATGCACGTGACGGTTTTTTTTACTCACCATAGAATCATAGCAGCGGGGATTCATAGGAAGAATATGTCTCCCCCTTTTTTTTCTTCTTCAACGATTTCGGGCTGACATGACGAAAAGCTTCATCATCATTGCGAATGTGTCGCTGATTATCATCGCGGTATCCCTTGCTTCGATTTTCTATCCCGGATTATTTACGGTGATCGGTTCCCCGGGAGATCACCCCGGGAAAACGTCTGCGGGAAAAAACGCAGGGGTTGAGCATGCTCAACCCCTGCCCGATCCGACATTAAGCGTGCGGGTTTCGGTGTTGAACGGGTGCGGCAGGCCGGGGCTGGCGACCATTTTCACCCAGAAGCTGCGAAAAGAAGGATTTGACGTGGTAAACGGAGTGGG includes:
- a CDS encoding LytR C-terminal domain-containing protein — translated: MTKSFIIIANVSLIIIAVSLASIFYPGLFTVIGSPGDHPGKTSAGKNAGVEHAQPLPDPTLSVRVSVLNGCGRPGLATIFTQKLRKEGFDVVNGVGGNADSFEFDVSVVVDRHGDRKKAEAVARVLGIGEILDQRTENPYMMEDVVVVIGRDWDRLLFPREGKTD